A genomic region of Desulfatiglans sp. contains the following coding sequences:
- a CDS encoding arylsulfatase: protein QTCSPTRSMLMSGTDNHLAGVGVMGGPSREEHKDKPGYVGYLNFRVVSLADILSDAGYNTYITGKWHLGMDVDNGPVARGFRRAFISLDGAAHLGKWDWRGPQPADYRDGETLIQVDDDFYSTRVYTDKMIEYIENDRKENKPFFAYLAYTAPHWPLQAPDESIARFKGKYDRGYQALYEERFNRLKEMGLIKLDAKPISNDRFQPAWDALSDEEKKIETRKMEIYAAMVSDLDTYIGKFIDYLKSINEYDNTFIMFMSDNGAESSRMDLAPFIADHVGKEYDHSLENLGRGNTYVMYGKNWASVSATPFFRHKATGFEGGIHVPAFVNYPKMVKAGTSSNGLGHVMDVYPTLLELAKAKHPGTSYRGQEVLPVKGKSLIPLITGQADEIHEKNNIQGWELHGHRGIRHGVWKLVWDQAPPENDRRWNLYNLAEDPFEQNDLSETMPEKYKEMIANWDVYAQENEVIY from the coding sequence TCAGGGTCGTCTCACTGGCAGACATATTGAGCGACGCAGGCTACAATACCTATATAACAGGCAAGTGGCATCTGGGTATGGATGTTGATAACGGGCCTGTGGCAAGGGGTTTCAGGCGCGCATTTATCTCGCTTGACGGTGCCGCCCACCTTGGAAAATGGGACTGGCGCGGGCCTCAACCCGCCGATTACAGAGATGGCGAAACACTGATACAGGTTGATGATGACTTTTACAGCACCCGTGTATACACAGATAAGATGATAGAGTACATAGAGAATGACCGTAAAGAAAATAAACCCTTTTTTGCATATCTTGCCTATACGGCACCGCACTGGCCTTTACAGGCGCCTGATGAATCCATTGCACGGTTCAAGGGGAAATATGACAGGGGGTATCAGGCACTATATGAGGAGAGATTTAACCGCCTTAAAGAGATGGGGCTAATAAAACTTGATGCAAAACCGATCAGTAATGATCGCTTTCAGCCGGCATGGGATGCGCTCAGCGATGAAGAAAAAAAGATAGAGACGCGAAAGATGGAAATATATGCGGCCATGGTCAGCGACCTTGATACATACATTGGCAAATTTATTGACTATTTAAAAAGTATCAATGAATACGATAATACCTTTATCATGTTCATGTCAGATAATGGCGCAGAATCGAGTAGAATGGACCTGGCGCCGTTTATAGCAGATCATGTTGGCAAAGAATATGACCACAGCCTTGAAAACCTCGGGCGAGGAAATACCTATGTAATGTATGGCAAAAACTGGGCCAGTGTATCTGCAACCCCATTTTTCAGGCACAAGGCAACCGGATTTGAAGGTGGCATCCATGTTCCCGCCTTTGTGAATTACCCGAAAATGGTTAAAGCAGGCACCAGCAGTAACGGGTTGGGGCATGTCATGGATGTGTATCCCACATTACTGGAGCTTGCAAAAGCAAAGCACCCGGGAACAAGCTACAGGGGGCAGGAGGTGTTGCCTGTTAAAGGTAAATCCCTGATCCCTCTTATTACAGGACAGGCAGATGAAATTCATGAAAAAAACAATATCCAGGGTTGGGAACTGCACGGACACAGAGGCATCAGACATGGTGTCTGGAAGCTTGTATGGGATCAGGCCCCACCTGAAAATGACAGAAGATGGAACTTATACAACCTGGCAGAAGACCCTTTTGAACAGAATGACTTAAGCGAAACCATGCCGGAAAAATATAAAGAGATGATCGCCAACTGGGATGTGTACGCTCAGGAAAACGAGGTTATATATTAG